AAAATCAGGACCATGAAGCTGGGTTTATTGGACCAGGACATGAAAGCTGACCCAAAGGTTAGAATCCAGTACGCCGCCAAATACGCCAGCGTGAGTAATGCCCACAAGAAATGGATTGGCGAGATGCGCGGCTTGAAAAAGCTGGACGCCATCACCAAGAAACAAGAACAGGAACGGAAGTTTGCCGTTTGGGTGGCCCAGGAAACCGGCCGCAAAACCGAATATGGTCAGGTATTACCCCAGTTTGAGCAGAATTACGCCCAACTGGCCAAAGGCCCAACCCTGGCCCGCGATTACTACATGGAAGCGGTCCTGGGCGTGGAGTTACTGAACTATGCCCAGGCTTTTGCCACGCTTTCCAATAACATCCAGAAAGCTGATCCTGCCGCTATGGACGCGGCCGCTTTCCAGAAAGAAGTCGACAGATTAACTAAGGCGGCCACCGGCTTCTTTAAGAACTATAACCTGGCCACCGACAAAAAACTGTTTGCCAACCTGTTGCAGCTTTATGTAAAGGACTTAGATGCGAAGTATGTGCCTACCATTCTGCAAACGGTGACGAAAGATTACAAAGGAAACTGGGACGCGTACGCCAATTTCGTGTACGGCGCTTCTAACCTTACCTCCCAGGAAAAAGTGCAGGACCTTTTGAAACTCCCTATGGGTAAACTTCAGGCCAAATTACTGGCTGACCCAGCCGTTAACTTGATCAATGCTTTCTCTTCCATTTACCGGACCAGCGTGCTACCAACGTACACGGCGTTAAATGACCAGAACACGCTCCTGAACCGCACCTATTTGCAAGGCCTGCGCGAAATGCAGAAAGACCGCAAGTTTTATCCAGACGCCAATTCTACCCTGCGGGTATCCTTTGGTCAGGTAGACACCTACAAGCCCGCCGATGGCGTGACGTATGACTATTACACCACCCTGGAGGGCATCATGGAGAAGGAAGACCCCACAATCCCAGATTATAAGGTACCGGCTAAATTGAAAGAGCTGTACCTGAAAAAGGACTACGGCCCTTATGGCGTGAACGGAAAGATGCCGGTGGCTTTCATCGCTTCTAACCACACTACCGGCGGGAATTCGGGTTCACCGGTGATCAACTCCCGCGGTGAACTCATAGGCACCAACTTTGACCGTAACTGGGAAGGCACCATGTCTGATATCATGTATGACCCTGACCGGGTACGCAACATCAGTCTGGATGCCCGTTATTTTCTGTTCATTGTAGATAAGTTTGCCGGAGCCGGACACCTGGTGAAGGAAATGACTCTGGTCAACAACGGACCGCAGCAGCCTGCCCCTTCAGATGTGACAGTGAAAACGGAAACCAAAGTGAAGAAGGACAAGAAGAAGACCAAGATCAAAGAAAAAGTCAACTAAACTGGTTTTACCTTGTTTTAACAAAAATAGCCCGGAAACGCTCCGGGCTATTTTTGTTTCTGCCTGTTCATTCTTTTTCTACGGCAGCAAATACTTTATTCCTTCTCTTTCTTACCGCGCACCATCTGCTCAATGGTGTCCCACATATCTTGGGGTACCTGATCCAGGTAATTGAATTCGCCGCCGCCGTAGAGCCACTCACCCCCGTCAATGGTCACCACCTCCCCGTTAATGTAAGCAGAGTAGTCTGAGATAAGGTAAGCCGCCAGGTTCGCCAACTCCTGGTGCTCACCATAGCGCTTCACCGGAATGCGGTTTAAAGGGTCCAGCTTTTTGGCCAGGGCCTCAGGGAACAACCGGCTCCAGGCGCCTTCGGTAGGGAAAGGACCCGGCGCGATGGCGTTGGACCGGATGCCGTACTTGGCCCACTCAGCGGCCAGGGAGCGGGTCATGGCCAGCACCCCCGCTTTGGCAGTAGCGGAGGGCACCACGTACCCAGAACCAGTCCAGGCGTAGGTAGTCACGATGTTGAGGATAGTACCAGGCTGCTCGTTGGCAATCCAGTGCTTACCAAGTGTAAGAGTACAGTTGTAACTACCTTTGAGAACGATGTCTACAATCACATCAAAAGCCTTAGGCGACAAACGTTCCGTGGGGCTGATGAAATTGCCGGCCGCATTGTTCAACAAGGCATGCACGGCACCAAACTTATCCAGGGTGGCCTTCAGCATGGCCTCTACCTCCAGGGGTTTGCGCACATCACAGGCCACGGGCAGCACATGTCCTCCGGTCTTCTCCGCCATTTCCCGGGCAGACTGCTCCAGCACGTCCATCTTGCGGCTGGTGATGACCAGGTTCGCACCCAGGGCCAGGAAATACAGGCCCATGGATTTACCCAGGCCGGTCCCGCCGCCGGTAATGATAATTGTTTTTCCCTTCAGCGCATTGTCACGCAGCATTGGTTCAGTATAGGAGGCCATATGGATTTCGGTTTAGAAAAAGGAAAGTTAACAGTTCTTCTTGAGTAAGGGATATTTTAACCAAAAGACTTTTTTGGTAAGTTGCAGGAACCTGACTTACGCAGGAAAGGAAATGGTGCAGCCCTAAAAATGATCCCGCAGAAGCTTTTTAGCGGCGATGATTCCGCTCAGGCACACCCCCGGAATTCCCTGGCCAGGGTATACGGTATCTCCGCAGAGATAGGCTTTCTTACCATCTAGCCTGGCATCTTTCATTTGCCAGGGTTTAATGCGCTGGTACTGCGGGTAGCCGCCTACCTGGCCCCACTCCCGCCCGGTCCATTCAATCCAGGCCCCAGGGGTGGCAGCCTGCACGAAATGGACGTCTTCCTCCTTAAAGAATCCCTGCTCTGCCAGAAACCGTACCACCCATTTCTCCAGATCCTTTTTCTGCGTAATCCAGGTGGTGTGCGGGTGGTGCACGTGCGTACTCACCGAGGCCACGCATTTTCCTTTGGGCGCACGCAGCTCGTCCTCTGGGTGACTAAGGCTTACAAAAATACTGTCGCTCCCAATAAACGGAACGCCACCTGGCACATGCAATTGGTGGTGCAGCACTTGCGGTGTAGTGAGTGTCCGGTCAAAGACAATGCCCCAAGTAACTGCTCCGTTTACTTCCTCGGCTGGAAGCAAAATGGGCTTCAATTTTCGTTTTATATTCTCTTCCTGGTAAAGGGAATGGACATTGTTTATGGGCACGTTGAAAAACACGAACTCCGCTTCTATTAAGCCTTTATCGGTGGTAACTTCGTATCCGCCTTGAGGTAAAGGCACTACTTTCTGCACAACCCTGCCGTACAGCATTTGGCCTTGTTTTTCCTCCAGGTACTGCACCACCCTTTCGGCGAGTTGCCTGAGTCCGCCGGGCAGGTAGTAGTTCCCATATAAGGTGTAACACAGGGCGGTAGCCCCGAACAAGACATTCACTTCTGGATGGTAATTCTGGGCTGTGATCAAAAGTTGCTGGTCCACAAACTGCACAAACCGTTCGTTATCCAATAACTTGTGCCGGGAAAGCAAATCGCGCATAGTGCTAAAAGCCAGCGGTACCAATCCAATCTGCTCCCAGCGCACCGACATAACCGCTTCCCAAACATCAGAAAGATTACTAAAAGGAAAACTCAATTGCCTTAAGGAGGTGCGCCATACTTTCCGGCTGATGGCATAACAGGTTTCCCAAAACGCCTGCTGGCCTTCAGGCCCGAAAACCCGTTCGGCTTCCCTTATCCAATCTTCAAGACCTGGAAAGCGTGTTATTACCGTCCCATCTGTTAGGCGCACCTGCATGGGGGTCTCTAACCGAAGGGCCGGCAGTTGGATGTCTGTCTGGTCCAAAAGGTAACGCAGCGGCATGTCCGGGTCCAATCCCACCAAGGTGGTGGCGCCGGTCTCAAACCAGTAACCTTTGCGTTTGTAAGAAGAGGCGCAGCCGCCCGGATATTTGTTCTGTTCCACCACGGCTACCTGCAGGCCTTTCTGGGCCAGCAAGGCCGCCGCCGTAAGTCCGCCAAACCCGGCGCCAATAATGGCTACCTGTACCTTCTTTGTCTCCATGTACAAGCAGAAACCAATTCTGGCGGGTTTTGTTGCGCCGCAGGCTGCTACCAGCGTTCTTTGTGCCATGGCAACAAAAACAATAAGTGTAATGGGCTGCGGCTGGCTAGGATTGCCCCTAGCCGAAAAGCTGGTAACAATGGGCTACCAGGTGAAGGGGTCTACCACCACTCCCGGTAAAAAAGCCGTGCTTCAGGAAAAAGGCATCCAGCCGTTTTTTCTGTCTTTTCCAGAAAACATGCCCAAAACGGAGTTACAGGAATTCTTAACGGCTGAGGTATTAGTCATTAATCTTCCGCCCTCCAGATCTTCTTATGAAGCAAGCACTTATGAGCAGCTACTTGCTACCGTACTGGAAGCCAGATCCACTACATTAAAAGCAATTCTGTTTGTCTCCTCCACCTCGGTTTACCCCGACCTGAACCGCGAGGTATTTGAAGAAGAAGCCTTGGCCTCCCCTGAGGCTACTTCCCTTATGCTTAGGTGCGAATATCTGGTGCAGCAGGTTCCTAAGGTAACCTCCACGATAGTCCGCTTTGGTGGACTCATGGGTGGCAACCGGCACCCTGGCCGTTTCCTGGCGGGCAAGACTGCGGTTCCTAACCCAACGGGTCCTGTGAACATGATCCACCTGGCGGACTGTGTGGCCCTAATAACGGAAATCCTTCGGCAGCAAAAGTGGGGTTATACCTTTAACGCCTGCGCCCCTGTGCACCCGTCCAGAGAGGAATTCTATACTGTAGCGGCCCAACAATTAGGGTTGGTCCCCCCAGTTTTCTCGCACCAGGAAAAGACTAGCTTCAAACTCATCAACAGCGATTACCTCCAGAAAAAACTCCACTACTCTTTCCAATTCCCAGACCCGATCCAGTGTTTGTCTTCACCCGGGTTTTAAGGTCTATTCAGCCTTAAGCCAAACCAGACTGCCGTTTTTTGCCTATTTTTGTGATTTCAAGGGTAAAACAGATGCAGGAAACAGTAGTAGTGATTGGTGGCGGAGCGGCCGGATTTTTTGGGGCCATTACCTGTGCCGAAACGAATCCTGCCTTACGGGTGATTTTACTGGAGAAAACGACCAAGCTGCTTTCCAAAGTTAGGGTTTCGGGCGGCGGGCGATGCAATGTAACCCATGCCTGTTTCCAGCCCTCTGTTTTTGCCCAGCAATACCCCAGAGGCCAGAAAGCCCTCAAAAAACTACTGCCCATGTTTGGCGCCCAGGACACCGTCAATTGGTTTGAGACCCGCGGCGTAAAACTGAAAACCGAGCCCGATGGTCGCATGTTTCCGCAGTCTAACACCTCTGAAACC
This Rufibacter radiotolerans DNA region includes the following protein-coding sequences:
- a CDS encoding S46 family peptidase — its product is MFNRKQFCLWVLLALGSFTASADEGMWLPMLLKQLNEADMQKRGMRLTAEDIYSINKSSLKDAIVQFGGGCTGEIISNQGLLLTNHHCGYGQIQSHSSVENDYLTNGFWAMTRAEEKPNPGLTATFIVRMEDVTKQILGDVPANLPEAEREKQVQANIKKVQAATTAGTHYDAIIRPFFYGKEYYMYVTETFKDIRMVGAPPESIGKFGGDTDNWMWPRHTGDFSLFRIYAGPDNKPAEYSPNNKPYTPKHHLPISLSGINPGDFTMVFGFPGRTTEYLPSQAVREIMEISDPAKVKIRTMKLGLLDQDMKADPKVRIQYAAKYASVSNAHKKWIGEMRGLKKLDAITKKQEQERKFAVWVAQETGRKTEYGQVLPQFEQNYAQLAKGPTLARDYYMEAVLGVELLNYAQAFATLSNNIQKADPAAMDAAAFQKEVDRLTKAATGFFKNYNLATDKKLFANLLQLYVKDLDAKYVPTILQTVTKDYKGNWDAYANFVYGASNLTSQEKVQDLLKLPMGKLQAKLLADPAVNLINAFSSIYRTSVLPTYTALNDQNTLLNRTYLQGLREMQKDRKFYPDANSTLRVSFGQVDTYKPADGVTYDYYTTLEGIMEKEDPTIPDYKVPAKLKELYLKKDYGPYGVNGKMPVAFIASNHTTGGNSGSPVINSRGELIGTNFDRNWEGTMSDIMYDPDRVRNISLDARYFLFIVDKFAGAGHLVKEMTLVNNGPQQPAPSDVTVKTETKVKKDKKKTKIKEKVN
- a CDS encoding SDR family oxidoreductase; amino-acid sequence: MASYTEPMLRDNALKGKTIIITGGGTGLGKSMGLYFLALGANLVITSRKMDVLEQSAREMAEKTGGHVLPVACDVRKPLEVEAMLKATLDKFGAVHALLNNAAGNFISPTERLSPKAFDVIVDIVLKGSYNCTLTLGKHWIANEQPGTILNIVTTYAWTGSGYVVPSATAKAGVLAMTRSLAAEWAKYGIRSNAIAPGPFPTEGAWSRLFPEALAKKLDPLNRIPVKRYGEHQELANLAAYLISDYSAYINGEVVTIDGGEWLYGGGEFNYLDQVPQDMWDTIEQMVRGKKEKE
- a CDS encoding phytoene desaturase family protein; the protein is MAQRTLVAACGATKPARIGFCLYMETKKVQVAIIGAGFGGLTAAALLAQKGLQVAVVEQNKYPGGCASSYKRKGYWFETGATTLVGLDPDMPLRYLLDQTDIQLPALRLETPMQVRLTDGTVITRFPGLEDWIREAERVFGPEGQQAFWETCYAISRKVWRTSLRQLSFPFSNLSDVWEAVMSVRWEQIGLVPLAFSTMRDLLSRHKLLDNERFVQFVDQQLLITAQNYHPEVNVLFGATALCYTLYGNYYLPGGLRQLAERVVQYLEEKQGQMLYGRVVQKVVPLPQGGYEVTTDKGLIEAEFVFFNVPINNVHSLYQEENIKRKLKPILLPAEEVNGAVTWGIVFDRTLTTPQVLHHQLHVPGGVPFIGSDSIFVSLSHPEDELRAPKGKCVASVSTHVHHPHTTWITQKKDLEKWVVRFLAEQGFFKEEDVHFVQAATPGAWIEWTGREWGQVGGYPQYQRIKPWQMKDARLDGKKAYLCGDTVYPGQGIPGVCLSGIIAAKKLLRDHF
- a CDS encoding SDR family oxidoreductase; this translates as MATKTISVMGCGWLGLPLAEKLVTMGYQVKGSTTTPGKKAVLQEKGIQPFFLSFPENMPKTELQEFLTAEVLVINLPPSRSSYEASTYEQLLATVLEARSTTLKAILFVSSTSVYPDLNREVFEEEALASPEATSLMLRCEYLVQQVPKVTSTIVRFGGLMGGNRHPGRFLAGKTAVPNPTGPVNMIHLADCVALITEILRQQKWGYTFNACAPVHPSREEFYTVAAQQLGLVPPVFSHQEKTSFKLINSDYLQKKLHYSFQFPDPIQCLSSPGF